The Nitrospira sp. genome contains a region encoding:
- a CDS encoding FKBP-type peptidyl-prolyl cis-trans isomerase yields MKRLSRIAICTLSVLLSTLGGGNIMAAGENAQEVSTPSGLKYVDQVVGTGDVAVAGKNATVHYTGWLENGKKFDSSVDRGQPFSFPLGAGRVIKGWDEGVQGMKVGGKRKLTIPSDLGYGPRGAGGVIPPNATLIFDVELLGVR; encoded by the coding sequence ATGAAACGTCTGAGCAGAATAGCTATCTGTACACTGTCGGTTTTACTATCGACACTGGGAGGGGGAAACATTATGGCAGCAGGTGAGAACGCGCAAGAAGTCAGCACGCCGTCCGGGCTCAAATACGTCGACCAGGTGGTCGGCACCGGCGACGTGGCCGTCGCCGGCAAGAACGCGACGGTGCACTACACGGGCTGGTTGGAGAACGGCAAAAAATTCGACAGCTCGGTCGATCGTGGGCAGCCTTTCTCGTTTCCCCTTGGGGCAGGACGCGTCATCAAAGGCTGGGACGAAGGGGTGCAAGGAATGAAAGTGGGTGGGAAACGCAAATTGACCATTCCTTCCGACCTAGGATACGGGCCACGCGGTGCAGGCGGAGTGATCCCACCAAACGCCACGCTGATTTTTGACGTCGAATTGCTCGGAGTGCGGTGA
- a CDS encoding FIST C-terminal domain-containing protein, producing the protein MQFAVALSKQSETEAAAREVADGICAQLSGTAIDLACLFFSAHHAEHAELLASVLTRTLRPKWLIGCSGEGVISGAEELETTPAITVWAAALPDVDIHPLRSSFSQTHDQFQLAGWPQPGAGDDSFLLLADPFTAPVQEILGLVDDRYPGAKAVGGLAGGGQEAGMNRLVLNDQVFEGGLVGIRLSGAVDIRPIISQGCRLIGDRFVVTKAEHNLIHELGGVPALERLQAVFESLTEEDRRRAHRALHLGIVIDEHRNRFERGDFLIRNLLGADQTTGAVAIGDVVQEGQTVQFHLRDAESASEDLNSLLAADRAGRRHPPLGALMFSCCGRGRGLFGRPNHDAAALTQQLGRIPVAGFFAQGEIGPIGHRNFLHGYTAGMALFAERHSSSRHS; encoded by the coding sequence GTGCAGTTCGCTGTAGCCCTGTCGAAACAGTCAGAGACGGAAGCCGCCGCCCGTGAGGTGGCCGATGGTATTTGCGCACAGCTGAGCGGTACGGCGATCGACCTTGCCTGCCTGTTCTTCTCGGCACATCATGCCGAACACGCTGAACTTTTGGCGAGCGTGCTCACGCGAACCCTTCGCCCCAAATGGCTGATCGGGTGCAGCGGAGAGGGCGTCATTTCCGGTGCAGAAGAGTTAGAGACAACCCCGGCAATCACCGTTTGGGCGGCCGCGCTCCCTGACGTCGACATCCACCCGTTGCGATCATCGTTTTCACAGACACACGATCAGTTTCAACTCGCTGGATGGCCTCAGCCAGGGGCAGGGGATGACTCTTTCCTCCTGCTGGCAGATCCCTTCACCGCCCCGGTTCAAGAAATCCTTGGGCTGGTGGACGACCGGTATCCGGGAGCCAAGGCCGTTGGCGGGTTGGCCGGAGGTGGGCAGGAGGCCGGCATGAATCGGTTGGTCCTCAATGATCAAGTCTTTGAGGGCGGCCTGGTGGGGATCCGACTATCGGGGGCTGTGGATATTCGGCCTATCATCTCCCAAGGGTGTCGTCTGATCGGCGACCGGTTCGTCGTCACAAAGGCGGAACACAATCTGATTCACGAACTCGGAGGCGTGCCCGCACTGGAGCGGTTGCAGGCCGTCTTCGAATCGCTGACGGAAGAGGACCGCCGCCGCGCGCATCGGGCGCTCCATCTCGGCATTGTCATCGATGAACATCGGAACCGATTTGAGCGAGGAGATTTTCTCATTCGCAATCTGCTCGGGGCTGACCAAACCACGGGCGCTGTCGCGATCGGAGATGTGGTGCAAGAGGGGCAAACCGTGCAATTCCATCTTCGGGATGCGGAATCCGCCAGCGAAGATTTGAACTCTCTTCTGGCTGCCGACCGAGCCGGTCGTCGGCATCCCCCCCTGGGAGCGCTCATGTTCAGCTGTTGCGGTCGTGGTCGAGGACTCTTTGGCCGACCGAATCATGATGCCGCTGCACTGACCCAGCAACTGGGGCGAATTCCCGTTGCGGGGTTCTTTGCGCAAGGCGAGATTGGACCCATCGGTCACCGAAACTTCCTGCATGGGTACACCGCCGGTATGGCGCTTTTTGCAGAGCGCCACTCGTCGTCACGTCACAGTTGA
- a CDS encoding P1 family peptidase, producing the protein MWAVGERPARLLILSCVTALLSGCLFTAAAEPDRQRQRARDLGIVVGQYQPGPFNAITDVEGVKVGHTTLTRGEGPLRPGDGPVRTGVTVIIPREDVWHKKVAAGAFVLNGTGEMTGLSWVAESGFLEYPIALTNTLNVPRVANGVVSWMIRHYPEIGITDDTLTPVVAECDDGRLNDIQGRHVSERDVIAALDSASSGPVKEGTVGAGTGMVSYGFKGGIGTASRKVSDEEGGYTLGVLVNANHGRKPELIVANVPVGKLYQQPPQLSEARSPGQSEGSIIIVIATDAPLDGRQLTRLAKRAALGLARTGSTVRHGSGDFILAFSTANVIPHYPKEPVFTLTHLADTHLNPLIAATVEATEEAILNALTTATTVVGRDGHRADAIDLDRLNALLSGGRPN; encoded by the coding sequence ATGTGGGCCGTCGGCGAACGACCGGCCCGGTTGCTGATTCTGTCCTGTGTGACTGCCCTGCTGTCAGGGTGCCTGTTCACCGCCGCAGCCGAGCCGGATCGACAGCGGCAACGTGCGCGCGATTTGGGGATCGTGGTCGGCCAATACCAGCCCGGCCCATTCAATGCGATTACCGACGTGGAGGGAGTCAAAGTCGGCCATACGACGTTGACACGAGGCGAAGGGCCATTAAGACCTGGAGACGGACCGGTAAGGACCGGCGTGACCGTGATCATTCCGCGCGAGGATGTCTGGCACAAAAAAGTTGCGGCCGGAGCCTTCGTGCTCAATGGAACAGGTGAAATGACCGGCCTCTCCTGGGTGGCGGAGTCGGGATTTCTCGAGTATCCGATCGCCCTGACGAACACGCTAAACGTCCCTCGAGTCGCCAACGGAGTGGTGAGCTGGATGATTCGTCACTATCCTGAGATTGGCATTACCGATGATACGCTGACGCCGGTCGTGGCGGAGTGCGACGACGGCCGACTCAACGACATCCAGGGGCGCCATGTCTCGGAACGGGATGTGATCGCTGCGTTGGACAGCGCGAGTAGCGGTCCGGTCAAAGAAGGTACAGTCGGCGCCGGCACCGGTATGGTGTCGTATGGGTTCAAAGGCGGTATCGGCACAGCGTCGAGAAAAGTATCCGACGAAGAAGGAGGCTATACGCTCGGGGTGCTCGTGAATGCGAACCACGGCCGGAAACCGGAATTGATAGTCGCCAACGTGCCGGTCGGAAAGCTCTATCAACAGCCGCCGCAGCTCTCCGAAGCACGTTCACCCGGTCAAAGCGAAGGGTCTATCATCATTGTGATCGCCACCGATGCGCCGTTGGACGGTAGACAACTTACGCGCCTTGCGAAACGCGCTGCGCTCGGTCTCGCCCGAACCGGCTCGACCGTTCGCCACGGGAGCGGTGATTTCATCTTGGCATTTTCCACCGCGAACGTGATCCCCCACTATCCCAAAGAGCCGGTCTTTACACTCACGCATCTGGCGGATACACACCTCAACCCCCTGATTGCTGCAACGGTAGAAGCGACGGAGGAAGCGATTTTGAACGCCCTGACGACGGCCACGACGGTGGTCGGGCGAGACGGTCATCGGGCCGATGCGATCGACCTCGATCGCCTCAACGCGCTCCTGTCTGGTGGGCGACCAAACTGA
- a CDS encoding MBL fold metallo-hydrolase has protein sequence MKLSFHGAARSVTGSRHLLEIPGFRLLLDCGLFQGRRDDAVRRNRDLGFEPKSVGAVLLSHAHIDHSGTLPVLPRQGFSGKVYLTRASADLANLMLEDSARVQENDCRYVNKQERRRGNTCVRPLYDGEDVRRIVRRFEGVRYGDQLKIGPRLTASFHDAGHILGSAAVRIKYTARGNSTTVLFSGDLGRSHMPILRDPEPPPPCDVLILESTYGDRLHEQVGEETKKKAQDLLEHARTHKSKIIVPAFAVGRTQELVMRIKELVGEGRVVPVPIYIDSPLADKTTEVFRRHPDCYDEETLKTFSAGGDVFASRYIRFISSPEDSKRLNTMRGPCVIISSSGMCEGGRIIHHLKHAIQDEANVIVFVGFQAEHTLGRKLVEGWDVVPIFGVPTPRRAQIVKFNGLSAHADRNDLLAYVRAIDPCPSTIFIVHGEEKQALSLGAAIQAEHPKVDVRIPHQGSTHEV, from the coding sequence ATGAAGCTCTCATTCCACGGTGCAGCTCGTTCAGTCACTGGGAGCCGACATCTCTTGGAGATACCGGGCTTTCGGCTGTTATTGGATTGCGGGCTCTTTCAGGGACGCCGGGACGACGCGGTCCGGCGAAACCGCGACCTGGGTTTTGAGCCGAAGTCTGTCGGCGCCGTCTTGCTCTCGCATGCGCATATCGATCACTCAGGAACTTTGCCCGTTCTTCCCCGGCAGGGCTTTTCTGGGAAGGTCTACCTCACCAGAGCATCGGCCGATTTGGCCAATCTCATGCTCGAAGATTCGGCTCGTGTTCAAGAAAACGATTGCCGATACGTCAACAAACAGGAACGAAGGCGCGGGAACACCTGTGTTCGCCCGTTGTACGACGGGGAGGATGTCCGGAGGATTGTCAGAAGGTTTGAGGGCGTACGATACGGAGATCAGCTCAAGATCGGGCCACGCCTCACCGCTTCATTTCATGACGCCGGCCATATTCTTGGATCCGCCGCCGTCCGGATCAAGTATACGGCGCGAGGAAATAGCACGACGGTCTTGTTCAGCGGAGATCTGGGGAGATCCCACATGCCGATCCTGCGGGATCCCGAACCTCCGCCGCCCTGCGATGTCCTGATTCTCGAATCCACCTATGGCGACCGTTTACATGAACAAGTCGGTGAAGAGACGAAGAAGAAGGCGCAGGATCTCCTCGAGCATGCCCGGACGCACAAGAGTAAGATCATCGTGCCCGCTTTTGCGGTCGGGCGCACGCAGGAACTCGTCATGCGAATCAAAGAATTGGTCGGCGAAGGTCGGGTGGTCCCCGTTCCGATTTATATCGACTCGCCGCTGGCCGATAAGACCACGGAGGTTTTCAGGCGTCACCCTGATTGTTATGACGAAGAGACCCTTAAAACGTTCTCCGCCGGTGGTGACGTCTTCGCGTCCCGCTATATCCGTTTTATCTCCTCGCCTGAAGACAGCAAACGGCTCAATACGATGCGCGGCCCCTGCGTCATTATCTCCTCATCGGGGATGTGCGAAGGCGGGCGCATCATTCACCATCTCAAACACGCGATTCAGGACGAGGCCAACGTGATCGTGTTCGTGGGTTTTCAAGCAGAACACACACTGGGCCGCAAACTCGTCGAGGGCTGGGACGTCGTTCCGATCTTCGGCGTGCCGACCCCACGACGGGCACAGATCGTCAAGTTCAACGGCTTGTCGGCCCACGCGGACCGCAACGATCTGCTGGCTTACGTCCGAGCCATCGATCCGTGCCCCAGCACGATCTTCATTGTGCATGGGGAAGAAAAGCAGGCCCTCTCGTTGGGCGCCGCGATCCAAGCGGAGCATCCAAAGGTCGATGTGCGAATTCCCCATCAAGGCAGTACGCATGAAGTCTAA
- a CDS encoding TIGR00730 family Rossman fold protein, which translates to MSRSTSDHPHPHNSDGLSSSYIPADKDTEFLQRDELRSVRIGLELLKPELIQREEGIRSTIVVFGSARLLDPAAARQALQAAEADAAGAPDDPVRQQKVAIAKRQLELAKYYDIAREFGRVVSSTCQIDGRCDYVIVTGGGPGIMEAANRGAADVSAKSIGFNITLPHEQHPNPYVTPRLSFQFRYFAIRKMHFLIRAKALVAFPGGFGTLDELFETLTLLQTGKTESVLVVLVGRHFWERLINWQWLVDNGLISQTDLRLFHYAETAQEAWDLIARHSGVPTV; encoded by the coding sequence ATGAGCCGGAGTACTTCGGATCATCCACATCCTCACAACAGTGACGGGCTGTCCTCTTCTTACATCCCGGCCGATAAGGACACTGAGTTTCTTCAACGGGATGAGCTGCGTTCCGTCCGGATCGGGCTTGAGTTGCTTAAACCCGAATTGATTCAACGGGAAGAAGGCATCAGGTCCACCATCGTCGTCTTCGGCAGCGCAAGGCTTCTCGATCCGGCTGCTGCAAGGCAGGCATTACAGGCAGCGGAAGCGGACGCGGCTGGTGCTCCGGACGATCCTGTCCGGCAACAGAAAGTTGCGATCGCCAAAAGGCAGCTCGAACTCGCGAAGTATTATGACATCGCCCGGGAATTTGGTCGGGTGGTATCGTCAACCTGCCAGATCGACGGCCGTTGCGACTACGTCATCGTGACCGGCGGTGGGCCAGGGATCATGGAGGCCGCCAACCGTGGGGCGGCGGATGTGAGCGCCAAATCCATCGGCTTCAACATTACCCTGCCCCACGAACAGCACCCCAACCCCTACGTCACGCCAAGGCTTAGTTTTCAATTTCGCTATTTCGCCATCAGAAAGATGCATTTCCTCATCCGGGCAAAAGCACTCGTCGCATTCCCCGGAGGATTCGGTACTCTTGATGAGTTATTCGAAACCCTCACGTTATTGCAGACCGGGAAAACGGAGAGTGTCCTGGTTGTCCTGGTCGGGCGGCACTTTTGGGAGCGTCTGATCAACTGGCAATGGCTCGTCGACAATGGATTGATCTCTCAAACAGACCTTCGCCTCTTTCATTATGCCGAGACGGCTCAGGAAGCCTGGGACCTGATCGCGCGCCATAGTGGAGTACCTACTGTATGA